From a region of the Penaeus vannamei isolate JL-2024 chromosome 2, ASM4276789v1, whole genome shotgun sequence genome:
- the LOC113805353 gene encoding transmembrane protein 209 yields the protein MAQVSQLVQEALTRKSADQTKTSAKRWSAVLFLFVAILFHLLKEENECGNRSSKTWWWTCLFLCIAASVVLLKLIMSYVASYLMLSPIEVTDKQRCLLAIGETDLGFKPATPKKASSTPVVDKSISLSSLFGATLRTPTPMSPPGAVTPVNLTGGSWGNLSSRSLSPSLQTPGSSPTSPAINFSMSGSSSGSVTASSWAFHRNQSSILDSSYNVLASPQHHMFSPSQLSDSLVGNRLGGGASSPPSPSMYGPPITDDAELQEYLQQYKEKEKLRQIMSQSESNNGMNSSLWAYGGSPLSQLSDYSNLLRKNIYQTATKDTGLETNSADSKNDDSKASTLCSSSVSKIWRKRNVTPEELFQFTENLRIWMSANLLVPLVKDIDTTNKSLSAAAPEIQIGCVGVDKLKKTAQNISGVKQLSDLIPFLDMTIHQDYLVHRLRELSAGGAISAYRWNGGSSNFNGKPWKDEYPTDTAILLHVFAMYMDRQLPPDIQQPEGRTFSSTHLIKAPEKPAKPTMRPLLYLTQVNPPHLKVVLPPDEECEVGSGRNNFIHALLLFIHHVTHQQHSRIANINLTMSGVNLTWVVRKS from the exons atggCTCAGGTGTCACAACTAGTACAGGAGGCGCTAACACGCAAGTCAGCCGACCAAACAAAGACCTCTGCTAAGAGATGGTCagcggttttgtttttgtttgtggccattctcttccatctctt gaaagaggaaaatgaatgtGGAAACCGTAGCAGCAAGACATGGTGGTGGACCTGCCTCTTCCTATGTATAGCTGCATCTGTGGTGCTGCTGAAGCTGATCATGTCATATGTTGCAAGCTACTTGATGCTCTCTCCTATTGAAGTCACTGACAAACAAAGATGTCTGCTTGCCATTGGGGAAACAG ACCTTGGGTTTAAACCAGCAACACCCAAGAAAGCAAGCTCGACCCCAGTTGTAGACAAGtccatatccttatcatcattatttggagCTACCCTGCGCACTCCCACCCCTATGAGTCCCCCTGGGGCAGTGACTCCTGTGAACCTGACTGGTGGTTCATGGGGGAATCTCTCCTCGCGCAGTTTGTCACCATCGCTGCAGACCCCAGGATCCTCCCCCACCAGTCCAG CAATCAACTTCAGCATGTCGGGCAGCAGCTCTGGGTCTGTTACAGCAAGTTCATGGGCTTTCCACCGCAATCAGTCATCCATCCTCGACTCTTCCTATAATGTGTTAGCT AGCCCACAGCATCATATGTTCTCCCCATCACAACTCTCAGATTCCCTGGTTGGTAACCGGCTAGGTGGGGGTGCCAGTAGTCCACCGTCACCCTCCATGTATGGCCCCCCTATCACTGATGATGCTGAACTCCAAGAATACTTGCAGCAatacaaggagaaggaaaagctgAGGCAGATTA TGTCACAGTCAGAGAGCAACAATGGCATGAACAGTTCCCTGTGGGCTTATGGTGGTTCTCCATTGTCACAGTTGTCCGATTACAGCAACCTCCTTCGCAAAAACATCTATCAGACTGCCACCAAAGATACAG GACTGGAGACGAATTCtgctgatagtaagaatgatgattcTAAGGCATCAACACtttgtagtagtagtgttagcaaAATCTGGCGGAAGAGAAATGTTACACCTGAGGAACTGTTCCAG TTTACAGAGAATCTCCGCATCTGGATGTCAGCAAATCTCCTAGTTCCACTTGTAAAAGATATTGACACCACCAATAAGTCGTTAAGTGCTGCAGCTCCAGAAATACAGATTGGGTGTGTTGGGGTTGATAAGCTGAAGAAGACAGCACAGAACATCTCAGGAGTCAAACAGCTATCAGAT CTGATCCCCTTCTTGGATATGACAATTCATCAGGACTACCTAGTACACCGATTGCGGGAACTCAGTGCAGGAGGTGCCATATCAGCTTATCGTTGGAATGGAGGCAGCAGTAACTTCAATGGgaagccttggaaagatgaataTCCGACTGATACTGCT ATTCTTCTGCATGTTTTTGCCATGTACATGGACAGACAGCTTCCCCCAGACATCCAGCAGCCAGAGGGAAGGACGTTTTCCAGCACGCACTTGATCAAGGCACCTGAAAAGCCTGCCAAGCCTACTATGAGACCTCTTCTGTATCTCACTCAG GTAAATCCCCCCCACCTAAAGGTAGTTCTCCCTCCTGATGAGGAGTGTGAAGTCGGCAGTGGCAGAAATAATTTCATCCACGCCCTTCTCCTGTTCATTCATCATGTGACGCATCAACAACACTCGCGCATTGCCAACATCAATCTCACAATGTCGGGAGTAAACCTGACATGGGTGGTAAGGAAGAGCTGA